Below is a window of Mucilaginibacter sp. PAMC 26640 DNA.
GCTGCCGGGCTCGGCTATATTTGACTCGGCGATGAGTTTTGGCATGATCCGCTCAAAAAAGGTAAACCTTACTATATTGGGTGCTATGGAAGTCTCCGAAAACGGTGATATTGCCAATTGGAAAATCCCCGGTAAAATGGTGAAGGGAATGGGAGGGGCGATGGACCTGGTGGCATCGGCAGAGAACATTATCGTTGCCATGCAACATGTAAACAAGGCGGGCGACTCGAAATTGTTACCAAATTGTACATTGCCACTAACAGGTGTAAACTGTGTGAAAAAGATTGTTACAGAACTTGCTGTGCTCGACGTGCTACCTAATGGCGGATTCAAATTGTTGGAACGTGCCCCCGGCGTAAGCGTAGAACAAATAAGAAATGCAACTGCAGGTAAACTGATTATTGAAGGGGAGGTAGCGGAGATGATTATTGAATGATTAAATAAAATTAACAACAACGGTTGGTTGAAACCGACGCTAGCAAAGTTCAAAGCGTAATTCGCATTATCATCTCGCTAAGCAGGGCAAATTATATTCGTAAACTTTTCAAATTTTCAACCCTTAAAACAAAACACTTATATTTACCGCATGAACCACCTGATAGCTCCTTCAATTTTAGCCGCTGATTTTGCCAACCTGCAACGCGATGTTGAAATGATGAATAACAGCCAGGCCGATTGGATGCACGTTGATATTATGGACGGCATGTTTGTGCCCAACATCTCATTCGGTTTCCCGGTGATGAAAGCGGTGAAGCAACATGCCCTAAAACCGCTGGATGTGCACCTGATGATTGTAGATCCCGACAGGTATTTAAAAGCATTTGCTGATGCGGGGGCTTACAGTATTACCGTACATTATGAAGCTTGCCCACATTTACACCGTACCATACAGGCTATAAAAGAGCTGGGTTGTAAAGCTTCAGTCGCCATTAATCCGCATACACCGGTATTGCTTTTAAAAGATATTATTGCAGATTTGGATATGGTGTTGGTCATGTCGGTTAATCCCGGTTTTGGTGGCCAGAAATTTATCCCACACACCTACACTAAAATAGCAGAAGTAAAGCTGCTGGCCAAGGACGTAAACCAAGATCTGCTAATTGAGGTAGATGGTGGAGTTGACAGTTCCAATGCGGCCGATCTTTTATCAGCAGGCGCAAACGTTCTGGTTGCCGGTAATTCGGTATTTTCAGCAGCAAATCCTACAGATGCTATCGCAGAATTAAAACATGCAGCCCTCTAAATTTTACGTCGTTTAAAAGGTGGAGTTGCCTTATGTCAACTATTTTTAAAAAATGCAAAAAAAGTCTATTAGACTTATAGGAATTATTAACTTCGGCGCATTAAAATACAAAGTTGGTAACCAATATCAACATTAAATAAACTCATAATATGAAACACAATTTCGGTGCCGGCCCCGGCATACTACCACACGAAGTTTTAAAACAGGCTGCATCGGCAGTTATTGATTTTAACGGCACAGGTTTGTCATTGCTCGAGATCTCTCACCGATCGCCGGAATTCGAAGCGGTATTGGACGAAGCTGTAAAGCTGGTAAAAGAACTTTTCGAAGTTCCTGAAGGATATTCAGTATTGTTTTTACAGGGCGGAGCCAGCACACAATTTGCATTAGCACCCTACAATTTAATGCCGGAAGGTGGTAAGGCTGCTTATGTAGAGACCGGTGTTTGGGCAAACAAGGCTCTAAAAGAAGCTAAGTTTTTTGGTGACGTGCAAGTTTTAGCTTCTTCAAAAGAAAGCAATTTTACCTACATCCCTAAAGATTACGATATACCTGCTGATGCAGCTTATCTACACTTAACATCGAACAACACAATTTACGGTACACAGTTGCAGGAATTCCCTGCTTCGCCGATACCTATTGTTTGCGATATGTCGTCTGACATCTTTAGCCGCAAGATTAATGTTGCTGATTTTGGCGTAATATACGCGGGCGCACAGAAAAATATGGGGCCTGCTGGTGTAACGCTTGTAATTGTTAAGGATGATCTGCTAGGCAAAACAGGTCGGAAGATACCAGCAATGTTCAATTACCAGGTACAAATAGAAGGTGGATCGATGTACAATACCCCTCCATGTTTTGCCATTTACGTGTCAATGCTTACCTTAAACTGGCTGAAAAGCAAAGGTGGAGTGTCTGCAATAGAAAAAGAAAACACAGCAAAAGCAGCCGTATTGTACCAAGAAATAGAACGCAACCCATTATTTAAAGGTGTGGCTGCTATAGAAGACCGCTCGAAAATGAACGTTTGTTTTGTTGCCGAAAATCCTGAGCACGAAAAACCCTTCCTTAAACTGTGTGATGAAAAAGGCATAGTCGGCTTAAAGGGTCATCGTAGCGTTGGCGGTTTCCGCGCATCTATTTACAACGCATTGCCAATTACCAGCGTGTACGTGCTGATAGAAGCTATGCAGGAATTTGCTGAAAAGAATTAGCCCCCTGGGCCCCCTAAAGGGGCATTCATATTTAGCTCCCCCTTCAGTGGGCGGGGGGCTACACTTAAATGCAACATAAAATGATTAAAATATTGGCCAATGACGGCATCGACCCGATAGGCAAAAAAATGTTAGAGGATGCTGGATTTTTTGTTGAAACCAACAATATCCCGCAAGAAGAATTACCGATACGTTTACAGGAATTTGATGCGATAACTGTTCGCAGTGCTACTAAAGTCCGCAAAGCGTTAATAGACTCATGTCCTGGTCTTAAACTGATTGGCCGCGGTGGGGTAGGTGTAGACAATATAGATGTTGACTACGCTAAAGAAAAAGGCATTGGTGTGTATAACACGCCGGCTTCTTCGTCGTTATCTGTTGCCGAGCTGGTTTTTGCCCAACTTTTCACAGGCGTTCGTTTTCTGCATGATAGCAATCGTAAAATGCCGGTTGAGGGCGCCACAAAATTTAATGATCTGAAGAAAGCCTATGCGAAAGGTGTTGAGTTGCGAGGTAAAACGCTAGGTATTGTTGGCTTTGGGCGAATAGGCCGCGAGGTAGCGAAAATTGCTATTGGCGTTGGCATGGATGTAGTTGCTTACGATCTTTTTCCATTCAATCCCGAGGTTGAAATTGTTTTAGGCACAGGCGGCACTAAAATTAACGTAACTGTAAAAACTGCCACGCTGGAGGAGATCATCAAAACTGCAGACTTTATTACTTT
It encodes the following:
- a CDS encoding 3-phosphoserine/phosphohydroxythreonine aminotransferase — translated: MKHNFGAGPGILPHEVLKQAASAVIDFNGTGLSLLEISHRSPEFEAVLDEAVKLVKELFEVPEGYSVLFLQGGASTQFALAPYNLMPEGGKAAYVETGVWANKALKEAKFFGDVQVLASSKESNFTYIPKDYDIPADAAYLHLTSNNTIYGTQLQEFPASPIPIVCDMSSDIFSRKINVADFGVIYAGAQKNMGPAGVTLVIVKDDLLGKTGRKIPAMFNYQVQIEGGSMYNTPPCFAIYVSMLTLNWLKSKGGVSAIEKENTAKAAVLYQEIERNPLFKGVAAIEDRSKMNVCFVAENPEHEKPFLKLCDEKGIVGLKGHRSVGGFRASIYNALPITSVYVLIEAMQEFAEKN
- a CDS encoding 3-phosphoglycerate dehydrogenase — its product is MKILANDGIDPIGKKMLEDAGFFVETNNIPQEELPIRLQEFDAITVRSATKVRKALIDSCPGLKLIGRGGVGVDNIDVDYAKEKGIGVYNTPASSSLSVAELVFAQLFTGVRFLHDSNRKMPVEGATKFNDLKKAYAKGVELRGKTLGIVGFGRIGREVAKIAIGVGMDVVAYDLFPFNPEVEIVLGTGGTKINVTVKTATLEEIIKTADFITLHTPFIDKALIGAEELAQMKKGVKLINISRGGLINEADLIAALNSGQVSYAALDVFDNEPTPSADILSHPKISLTPHIGAATNEAQERIGVELASLIIQHFNK
- a CDS encoding succinyl-CoA--3-ketoacid-CoA transferase, encoding MLDKTGIAKRIAQEIKDGYYVNLGIGIPTLVANYIPDTIDVVLQSENGLLGMGPFPFEGEEDPDTINAGKQTITMLPGSAIFDSAMSFGMIRSKKVNLTILGAMEVSENGDIANWKIPGKMVKGMGGAMDLVASAENIIVAMQHVNKAGDSKLLPNCTLPLTGVNCVKKIVTELAVLDVLPNGGFKLLERAPGVSVEQIRNATAGKLIIEGEVAEMIIE
- a CDS encoding ribulose-phosphate 3-epimerase, whose translation is MNHLIAPSILAADFANLQRDVEMMNNSQADWMHVDIMDGMFVPNISFGFPVMKAVKQHALKPLDVHLMIVDPDRYLKAFADAGAYSITVHYEACPHLHRTIQAIKELGCKASVAINPHTPVLLLKDIIADLDMVLVMSVNPGFGGQKFIPHTYTKIAEVKLLAKDVNQDLLIEVDGGVDSSNAADLLSAGANVLVAGNSVFSAANPTDAIAELKHAAL